Proteins from a genomic interval of Sporolactobacillus sp. Y61:
- a CDS encoding phosphoadenylyl-sulfate reductase: MPTYSTWKDVQLPDFNPQSTSKGAREVLEWAYHSYGGKVVYSCSFGVEGIVLIDLIYSVKKEASVIFLDTDFHFKETYELIRRVENRYPKLHIIRLKPALTPQQQAEKYGDALWSKRPDLCCNIRKIQPLAARIGAYDAWISGLRHEQSPTRRSVAYVNRDEKFHSVKICPLIYWTWDDVWDYVHSRQLPYNPLHDQNYPSIGCTFCTRPVKPGESQRAGRWSAFDKTECGLHLNK, from the coding sequence ATTCCAACATACAGCACCTGGAAAGACGTGCAGCTGCCGGATTTTAATCCGCAGTCGACATCTAAAGGTGCCCGGGAGGTCCTGGAGTGGGCGTATCATTCTTATGGAGGTAAAGTCGTTTATTCCTGCAGCTTCGGGGTTGAAGGCATCGTCCTGATCGACTTGATTTATTCAGTAAAAAAAGAGGCTTCAGTCATCTTCCTCGATACCGATTTTCACTTCAAAGAAACCTATGAGCTGATCCGTCGTGTGGAAAACCGGTACCCGAAGTTGCATATCATCCGGCTGAAGCCGGCGCTCACGCCGCAGCAGCAGGCAGAAAAATACGGAGACGCGCTTTGGTCGAAACGTCCGGATCTTTGCTGCAATATACGGAAAATTCAGCCACTTGCTGCAAGGATCGGAGCCTATGATGCCTGGATTTCCGGGCTCAGACATGAGCAGTCTCCGACAAGACGTTCGGTTGCCTATGTCAACAGGGATGAAAAATTTCATTCTGTTAAAATCTGTCCGCTGATCTACTGGACCTGGGACGACGTCTGGGATTACGTGCACAGCCGTCAGCTGCCTTATAATCCCCTCCACGATCAGAATTACCCCAGCATCGGCTGCACGTTCTGTACGCGTCCGGTGAAGCCCGGTGAATCTCAGCGGGCAGGAAGATGGAGTGCTTTTGATAAAACGGAGTGCGGTCTCCATCTGAATAAATGA
- a CDS encoding ferredoxin family protein, translating to MAFVITSACKGEKAGECVETCPVDCIFEGDEMFYINPDDCIDCGACEAVCPVEAIYPEDEVPDGERQYVQLNRDFFS from the coding sequence GTGGCTTTTGTGATTACATCGGCCTGTAAAGGTGAAAAAGCGGGAGAATGTGTGGAGACCTGCCCGGTGGATTGTATCTTTGAAGGAGATGAGATGTTTTATATCAATCCGGATGACTGTATTGACTGCGGGGCCTGTGAAGCGGTCTGTCCGGTTGAAGCTATTTATCCGGAAGACGAAGTGCCGGACGGAGAGCGCCAGTACGTTCAGCTCAATCGCGATTTCTTTTCCTGA